One Dromiciops gliroides isolate mDroGli1 chromosome 3, mDroGli1.pri, whole genome shotgun sequence DNA segment encodes these proteins:
- the MARS2 gene encoding methionine--tRNA ligase, mitochondrial, with product MLRAVLRTLGHSALRGPRQQVFALGSRGWCNGGGGGDGGGEGRCGPPRAGDGRACFTTPIFYVNAAPHIGHLYSALLADALARYRRLGTELPQGPDPAASLVRFSTGTDEHGLKIQQAAAAAGLTPSELCDRVSAQFRALFQEAGISVTDFLRTTEARHRRAVYHFWEVLRARGLLYKGLYEGWYCASDECFLPEGKVAWRPGPDGESRPVALESGHPVCWTKEENYIFRLSQFRDPLRQWLQDDPQAITPDPFRHTVLQWLEEDLPDLSVSRGNSHLYWGLPVPGDPTQTIYVWVDALVNYLTVIGYPDSEHKVWWPTTHHIIGKDILKFHAIYWPALLLGAGMTPPHRIYVHSHWTVHGQKMSKSLGNVVDPLTCLDRFTVDGFRYFLLRQGVPNWDCDYYEQKVVKLLDAELADALGGLLNRCTASSLNPTGIFPVFSTSCFPSMEGVTVAPTKAQPEDYALVRSVSALPLQVKSYYENFQIYKALEAVSTCVRQTNGFVQRNAPWKLNRENLADAQWMDTVLHVTLECLRVFGTLLQPVTPALADRLLSRLGISETERGLQDIGFLARYYGQPCPFEGRRLGPDTGLLFPRLDKSRARLAKVHST from the coding sequence ATGCTTCGGGCCGTGCTCCGGACGCTTGGGCACTCAGCCCTGCGAGGGCCTCGTCAGCAGGTCTTTGCCCTGGGTAGCCGCGGCTGGTGTaacggtggcggcggcggcgatGGCGGTGGCGAAGGGCGCTGCGGGCCCCCGCGTGCCGGGGACGGCCGCGCCTGCTTCACGACCCCAATCTTTTACGTGAACGCGGCGCCGCACATAGGACACCTGTACTCGGCGCTGCTGGCCGATGCACTGGCCCGCTATCGCCGCCTCGGGACCGAGCTGCCGCAGGGCCCGGATCCCGCTGCCTCTCTCGTCCGCTTCTCCACAGGCACTGACGAGCACGGGCTGAAGATCCAGCAGGCGGCTGCCGCCGCGGGCTTGACCCCGTCGGAGCTCTGCGATCGGGTGTCCGCCCAGTTCCGGGCGCTCTTCCAGGAGGCCGGCATCTCTGTCACTGACTTCCTCCGCACCACGGAGGCCCGGCATCGGCGTGCAGTGTACCACTTCTGGGAGGTTCTGCGCGCTCGCGGGCTGCTTTACAAGGGGCTCTACGAGGGTTGGTACTGCGCCTCCGACGAGTGCTTCCTGCCAGAGGGCAAAGTCGCCTGGCGGCCCGGCCCCGACGGGGAAAGCCGTCCCGTGGCCTTGGAGAGCGGGCATCCAGTCTGTTGGACGAAAGAGGAAAACTACATCTTCAGGCTTTCCCAGTTTAGGGATCCTCTCAGGCAGTGGCTCCAGGACGACCCTCAGGCCATCACCCCCGATCCTTTCCGCCATACTGTCCTCCAGTGGCTGGAGGAGGACCTGCCAGACCTCTCGGTGTCTCGGGGCAATAGCCATTTGTACTGGGGCCTCCCTGTCCCTGGCGACCCAACGCAGACCATCTACGTGTGGGTCGATGCCCTGGTCAATTACCTCACTGTCATAGGTTACCCAGACTCGGAACACAAAGTCTGGTGGCCTACCACCCATCACATCATAGGCAAAGACATCCTCAAGTTTCATGCCATCTATTGGCCTGCTTTGCTCTTGGGGGCCGGGATGACCCCCCCTCATCGTATATATGTACACTCCCACTGGACAGTACATGGCCAGAAGATGTCCAAGAGCTTGGGCAATGTGGTTGATCCCTTGACTTGTCTGGATAGGTTTACTGTGGATGGCTTTCGTTACTTCCTCTTAAGGCAAGGGGTCCCTAACTGGGATTGTGACTACTATGAACAGAAAGTAGTTAAGTTACTTGATGCTGAGCTGGCAGATGCACTGGGGGGGCTCCTGAATCGATGTACTGCCAGTAGCCTGAATCCTACTGGCATCTTCCCAGTTTTCAGCACCTCCTGTTTCCCTTCTATGGAGGGTGTAACTGTAGCTCCCACAAAGGCCCAACCAGAGGACTATGCTTTGGTGAGGTCAGTGTCAGCTTTGCCCCTTCAGGTGAAGAGCTACTATGAGAATTTTCAAATCTACAAGGCTTTGGAAGCAGTGTCCACTTGTGTCCGGCAAACTAATGGCTTTGTCCAGCGGAATGCACCTTGGAAACTTAACAGGGAGAACTTGGCTGATGCTCAGTGGATGGACACAGTACTGCATGTAACACTTGAGTGCCTTCGAGTCTTTGGGACATTGCTTCAGCCAGTTACCCCAGCACTAGCTGACCGGCTTCTTTCCAGGCTAGGTATCTCTGAAACTGAGAGGGGCCTTCAGGACATAGGCTTCCTTGCTCGATACTATGGGCAGCCTTGTCCCTTTGAAGGGAGAAGACTGGGACCTGACACTGGACTCTTGTTTCCAAGACTGGACAAATCTAGGGCCCGGCTGGCAAAAGTTCATAGCACTTAG